One Curtobacterium herbarum genomic window carries:
- a CDS encoding GntR family transcriptional regulator, with the protein MPVPKSTVENSPRKLLRDVVLEKMLAAIQDGTLQAGERLNDDELVAWLGVSRTPIREAIAKLVDYGLVEMEANRYTRVASPTREAYDDAFQMLFGFGELAARWSFPRFEDADVKAFGAILDDMRAHAKAEDRALNDDIDRAIAFMVQKSGNELLLKTSESLLNRAKFVRIGEPEFVFWDVEQALDGFRAAAKGRDGEAGGALVRGLGRAMAEHLATARAAKA; encoded by the coding sequence ATGCCGGTACCCAAGTCGACCGTCGAGAACTCGCCGCGCAAGCTGCTCCGGGACGTCGTCCTCGAGAAGATGCTCGCGGCCATCCAGGACGGCACGCTGCAGGCCGGCGAGCGGCTCAACGACGACGAGCTCGTCGCCTGGCTCGGTGTCAGTCGCACCCCGATCCGCGAGGCGATCGCGAAGCTCGTCGACTACGGCCTGGTCGAGATGGAGGCGAACCGGTACACCCGCGTCGCCTCCCCGACCCGCGAGGCGTACGACGACGCGTTCCAGATGCTCTTCGGCTTCGGGGAACTCGCTGCGCGCTGGTCCTTCCCCCGCTTCGAGGACGCCGACGTGAAGGCGTTCGGCGCCATCCTCGACGACATGCGCGCCCACGCGAAGGCCGAGGACCGCGCCCTCAACGACGACATCGACCGAGCGATCGCGTTCATGGTGCAGAAGTCCGGCAACGAACTGCTGCTGAAGACGAGCGAGTCCCTGTTGAACCGGGCGAAGTTCGTCCGGATCGGCGAGCCCGAGTTCGTCTTCTGGGACGTGGAACAGGCCCTCGACGGCTTCCGCGCCGCCGCGAAGGGCCGCGACGGCGAGGCCGGTGGAGCCCTCGTCCGCGGACTCGGTCGTGCGATGGCCGAGCACCTCGCCACCGCCCGGGCCGCGAAGGCCTGA
- a CDS encoding MDR family oxidoreductase codes for MTRAVLVSRSTAPAVTDVDLPAPGAREALVAVTRSSVNYKDGLAVAGDPGVARTDPLVPGIDVVGTVAAVGPDVPDVAVGERVVLTGAGAGESRHGGWAEQCVVPVDALVTLPEGLDDDLAAAIGTAGFTAMLSVLALERVVAPEDGPVLVTGASGGVGTVAIALLAARGYRVTASTGRPENGDSLRALGATDVVDRAQFAEPGKPMQRAVWAGAVDSVGGTTLANVLAATRYGGAVTACGLAQDTALSTTVLPFILRGVSLLGVDSVSAPLDLRQRAWARLATDLDPALLRAVTRTVGLAEAIAVGAEVVAGRVHGRTVVDVTR; via the coding sequence ATGACCCGCGCCGTCCTCGTGTCCCGTTCCACCGCCCCCGCCGTCACCGACGTCGACCTACCCGCTCCCGGTGCCCGGGAGGCCCTGGTCGCCGTCACGCGGTCGAGCGTCAACTACAAGGACGGCCTGGCCGTCGCCGGTGACCCCGGTGTCGCGCGGACCGACCCGCTGGTCCCCGGCATCGACGTGGTCGGCACCGTCGCCGCGGTCGGGCCGGACGTGCCGGACGTGGCCGTCGGCGAGCGCGTGGTCCTCACCGGCGCGGGCGCGGGTGAGTCCCGACACGGCGGGTGGGCCGAGCAGTGCGTGGTCCCGGTGGACGCGCTCGTCACCCTGCCGGAGGGCCTCGACGACGACCTCGCGGCGGCGATCGGCACGGCGGGCTTCACCGCGATGCTCAGCGTCCTGGCACTCGAGCGCGTGGTCGCCCCGGAGGACGGCCCGGTCCTGGTGACCGGTGCGTCGGGCGGGGTCGGCACGGTGGCGATCGCCCTGCTGGCGGCCCGTGGGTACCGCGTGACGGCCTCGACGGGTCGGCCGGAGAACGGCGACTCGCTCCGGGCCCTCGGCGCGACGGACGTCGTCGACCGGGCGCAGTTCGCCGAGCCGGGCAAGCCGATGCAGCGGGCGGTCTGGGCGGGCGCGGTGGACAGCGTCGGGGGCACCACCCTGGCGAACGTCCTGGCGGCGACCCGGTACGGCGGGGCGGTCACGGCGTGCGGGCTCGCGCAGGACACCGCGCTGTCGACGACGGTGCTGCCGTTCATCCTGCGCGGGGTGTCCCTGCTCGGCGTCGACTCGGTCTCGGCGCCGCTCGACCTGCGGCAGCGGGCGTGGGCGCGGCTGGCGACGGACCTCGACCCGGCGCTGCTCCGGGCGGTGACGCGGACGGTCGGGCTCGCCGAGGCGATCGCGGTCGGGGCGGAGGTCGTGGCCGGGCGGGTGCACGGCCGGACGGTGGTCGACGTGACGCGGTGA
- a CDS encoding 6-phosphofructokinase has protein sequence MRIGILTSGGDCPGLNAVIRAIVLKGIAIHGHEFVGFRDGWRGVVEGDIVPLGRKDIQGIAKQGGTILGTSRTNPFEGPNGGVENITKTLERHGIDAVVAIGGEGTLAAAKRLTDAGLQIVGVPKTVDNDLGATDYTFGFDTAVAIATEAMDRLRTTGESHSRCMVAEVMGRHVGWIALHSGMAAGAHAILIPEQKTSLAQIGEWVQAAYDRGRAPLVVVAEGFVPDHEDTAHTERGLDAFGRPRLGGIGERLAPLIEEMTGIETRATTLGHIQRGGTPTAYDRVLSTRLGLAAIDAVVEERWGRMVALKGTEIVHVSFADALGELKTVPQDRYDEAAIMFG, from the coding sequence ATGCGCATCGGCATCCTCACCTCCGGCGGCGACTGCCCCGGTCTCAACGCGGTCATCCGCGCCATCGTGCTCAAGGGCATCGCCATCCACGGCCACGAGTTCGTCGGCTTCCGGGACGGCTGGCGGGGTGTGGTCGAGGGCGACATCGTGCCGCTCGGCCGGAAGGACATCCAGGGCATCGCGAAGCAGGGCGGGACGATCCTCGGCACGAGCCGCACGAACCCCTTCGAGGGCCCGAACGGCGGCGTCGAGAACATCACGAAGACGCTGGAGCGGCACGGCATCGACGCCGTCGTCGCGATCGGTGGCGAGGGCACCCTGGCGGCCGCGAAGCGCCTCACCGATGCCGGCCTGCAGATCGTCGGCGTGCCGAAGACGGTCGACAACGACCTGGGCGCCACCGACTACACGTTCGGGTTCGACACCGCGGTGGCGATCGCGACCGAGGCGATGGACCGCCTGCGCACCACCGGCGAGTCCCACTCCCGCTGCATGGTCGCCGAAGTCATGGGTCGCCACGTCGGCTGGATCGCCCTGCACTCGGGCATGGCGGCGGGTGCGCACGCGATCCTCATCCCCGAGCAGAAGACGTCGCTGGCGCAGATCGGCGAGTGGGTGCAGGCCGCCTACGACCGCGGACGCGCACCGCTGGTCGTGGTCGCCGAGGGCTTCGTCCCCGACCACGAGGACACCGCCCACACGGAGCGCGGTCTGGACGCGTTCGGTCGCCCTCGGCTGGGTGGGATCGGCGAGCGCCTCGCCCCGCTCATCGAGGAGATGACCGGCATCGAGACCCGCGCCACGACGCTCGGGCACATCCAGCGGGGTGGCACGCCGACGGCGTACGACCGGGTGCTGTCGACCCGGCTCGGGCTGGCGGCGATCGACGCCGTGGTCGAGGAGCGCTGGGGCCGGATGGTCGCGCTGAAGGGCACCGAGATCGTGCACGTCTCGTTCGCGGACGCGCTCGGCGAGCTGAAGACCGTGCCGCAGGACCGGTACGACGAGGCCGCCATCATGTTCGGCTGA
- a CDS encoding DNA-3-methyladenine glycosylase family protein: MPSVRPVASPAGPPDEAAVRVDTVYRPGGPVDVVATLRPLSRGSGDPAHRVVGSDVWLALRTPEGPASVLVRPVGDTVAISAWGDGASWAVAHGPDLVGRGDDWSELDVSAHALLAHARHRQPGLRLLRTNTVVAMLVPAIMEQKVTSRQAWRAWRYLVQRFGTPAPGPAPAGMVVPPAADTWARIPSWEWHRAGIEPGRSATVMRVVQVAPALERTLALGRGGELVASRLQSIPGVGPWTAAETAQRAHGDPDSPSVGDYHVPALVGWALTGGPVDDDGMLELLEPWRGHRERVVRLIAGSGFRKPTFGPRMTIQDHRGH, from the coding sequence ATGCCCTCCGTCCGTCCCGTCGCCTCACCGGCGGGCCCTCCGGACGAGGCTGCAGTTCGCGTCGACACCGTGTACCGGCCGGGAGGCCCGGTGGACGTGGTCGCGACACTGCGGCCCCTGTCGCGCGGCTCCGGCGACCCGGCCCACCGGGTGGTCGGGTCCGACGTGTGGCTCGCGCTCCGCACCCCGGAGGGGCCGGCGTCGGTGCTCGTCCGACCCGTCGGCGACACCGTGGCGATCAGCGCGTGGGGCGACGGTGCGTCCTGGGCCGTGGCGCACGGGCCGGACCTGGTCGGACGCGGGGACGACTGGTCGGAGCTCGACGTGTCCGCGCATGCCCTCCTGGCGCACGCGCGACACCGCCAGCCGGGGTTACGGCTGCTCCGGACGAACACGGTCGTGGCGATGCTCGTCCCGGCGATCATGGAGCAGAAGGTGACCTCCCGACAGGCCTGGCGTGCGTGGCGGTACCTCGTGCAGCGCTTCGGCACGCCGGCTCCCGGGCCGGCTCCGGCGGGCATGGTCGTTCCGCCGGCCGCCGACACCTGGGCGCGGATCCCGAGTTGGGAGTGGCACAGGGCCGGCATCGAACCCGGACGCTCGGCGACGGTGATGCGGGTCGTGCAGGTCGCGCCCGCACTCGAACGGACGCTGGCCCTGGGCCGCGGCGGCGAACTGGTCGCCAGCCGACTGCAGTCGATCCCGGGCGTCGGACCGTGGACCGCCGCCGAGACGGCGCAGCGGGCCCACGGGGACCCGGACTCGCCGAGCGTCGGGGACTACCACGTGCCCGCACTCGTCGGGTGGGCGCTCACCGGCGGCCCGGTCGACGACGACGGGATGCTCGAGCTCCTCGAACCGTGGCGGGGGCACCGGGAGCGGGTCGTGCGGTTGATCGCGGGCTCGGGCTTCCGGAAGCCGACGTTCGGGCCGCGGATGACGATCCAGGACCACCGGGGGCACTGA
- a CDS encoding ABC transporter ATP-binding protein encodes MSDVLLRTAGLRVTRSGRDLLHDVELTVRAGEHWALLGPNGAGKSTLLAVLGATGHPSAGTVDLLGHRLGRVDVRQLREHIGHVDPRHRMLSPLTVLETVLTGLTGTTDLMVRWEPTVEQVARAEQHVADVGLSARRDARWPVLSQGERGRALIARALMAEPRLLLLDEPATGLDVAAREHLLETVDALRVGRPELGSVMVTHHLEDLPASTSHAMLLRDGAVVAQGHADEVITSARVSAAFDFPLAVERSGGRWHARRAD; translated from the coding sequence ATGAGCGACGTCCTCCTCCGCACCGCCGGACTCCGCGTCACCCGCAGCGGCCGCGACCTGCTGCACGACGTCGAGCTGACCGTCCGCGCCGGCGAGCACTGGGCACTGCTCGGCCCGAACGGCGCGGGCAAGTCCACTCTCCTCGCCGTCCTCGGTGCGACCGGGCACCCCTCCGCGGGCACCGTCGACCTGCTCGGGCACCGCCTGGGTCGCGTCGACGTCCGGCAGCTCCGCGAACACATCGGACACGTCGACCCGCGGCACCGGATGCTCTCGCCGCTCACCGTCCTGGAGACCGTGCTCACCGGGCTGACCGGCACGACCGACCTCATGGTGCGGTGGGAGCCGACCGTCGAGCAGGTCGCCCGTGCCGAGCAGCACGTCGCCGACGTCGGGCTGTCCGCGCGCCGGGACGCCCGCTGGCCGGTGCTGTCCCAGGGGGAACGGGGTCGGGCGCTGATCGCCCGGGCGCTGATGGCCGAACCGCGGCTGCTGCTGCTCGACGAACCCGCCACCGGGCTCGACGTCGCAGCGCGGGAGCACCTGCTCGAGACCGTCGACGCACTGCGCGTCGGGCGGCCGGAGCTCGGCAGCGTGATGGTCACCCACCACCTCGAGGACCTGCCGGCGTCGACCTCGCACGCGATGCTGCTGCGGGACGGGGCGGTCGTGGCGCAGGGGCACGCGGACGAGGTCATCACCTCGGCGCGGGTGTCGGCGGCGTTCGACTTCCCGCTGGCGGTCGAGCGCAGCGGTGGACGCTGGCACGCACGCCGCGCCGACTAG